Genomic segment of Populus trichocarpa isolate Nisqually-1 chromosome 12, P.trichocarpa_v4.1, whole genome shotgun sequence:
CCCCTTTCAAGGAATTCATAAACCAAAAAAGAGTGTTTTCTATGTGAACAGAAGCCATACAGCTTCACGATGTTTCGGTGGCGTATACCCAATAAGGAATGCATCTCACTTGTAAAAGCTTTCAAACCTATCATCTCATCATCTGGTGATTGGTGAAATTTCTTCACAGCCACCACTAGCCCTGTTGGCAGGGCAGCTTTGTAGACAGCTGCAAACCCTCCTGCTCCAATACAATGGCTGGGGTTGAATCCCTCTGTTGCCTCAATGATGTCCTCATGATTTATTTCACCTTGATGGCCCCATATCGAGAACAGATCTCCGCGTTCCATTGACATTTTTCGTCTACTTCTAATTCTCTGCCGGAGAATGAAGAAACCTCCAATCaaggtgaaaagaaaaaataaaaatcccaaCAGAGGGAGTGTAATCAAAATGAcaactttttttccctttctatgCAAAGTCCTGCTTCCTAGGAGTGTCTCACAGACCTCCAAACCAGTAGCATTGCCACATAGGTTGGTATTGTTGTGAATTGCTTGAAATGGAGCCTCATGGAAGGCTTTGATGTCAGGAATCGGACCCTCTAACTTATTATTGGAAACATCCACGGTTGTCATGCCTCGCATAGAACTAAAAGTGGTTGGAATGAAACCAGACAGCATGTTGTGGGAAATGTTCAAGGACTCTAGCCGTTGCAGGTTTCCGAGCTCCTGTGGTAGGTCTCCCATCAGAGAATTCCAACTAAGATCAAGACTTTGAAGAAAGCGCAAATACCCTATCTCTGCAGGAATAATCCCTTTGAAACTATTCTTGCTCAGATTCAAGAATAATAATTGAGAGTGCATGCCAATCTGTCTGGGAATTGGTCCACTTAAATTGTTTGCTGCTAGGTCAAGTTTTTTAACATCAGGCAACACTTCAAACACTGAAGAAATATCTCCTAAAAGTCGGTTATTGCTGAGCTTAAGTTCAAGCAACTTCAACTTTCCCACTTCAATTGGAATTTGACCAACTAGGTGGTTTGAAGAGAGATCAAGTGCTTTGAGATTAGATGCCTTTCCTAGCTCAGCCGGTATTTCACCAGAGATTTTATTTCTCGAGATTTTTAGAGTTGTCAGATTATGGAACTGCTCCCATTTCCATGAAAGTTTACCATAAAGCTCATTATCACTCAAATCCATGTAGTATAAATGTGGGTATATGCCAAAATCTTCAGATATATTTCCACTAATTTGGTTTCTGTTAAGCATGAATCTCAACAAGCTGGTGCAATTTCTCAAACTTTTTGGGATAGGTCCAGTAAAATAATTGCCCGAGgcagcaaaaaacaaaagggatccCCCAAGGCACATGTCTCGGGGTAGATGTCCAGTGAATTTATTAGAATATATTTGCAAATGTTCCAAATGTGTAAGGTTATTTATTTCTGGAGGCAAGGAACCAAAAAGGTTGTTATATGGAAGGTAAAGGTGGGATAAGTTTCTCAAATTTCCTAATGAAGCAGGGACTTTACCGGTTAGATTATTAGGTCCAAGGTCTAGGACAGTGAGAGATGTCAAGTTTCCTATAGAAGATGGTATCATGCCACTGAGATTATTATCACATAGGTAAAAGTAAAGGAGAGATCTCATGTTCCCTACTTCCTCAGGAACGGAACCAGAGAGTTTGTTTTCATAAAGGCAAAGTTTTAACAAGTTGGTTAAGTTTCCTATGGACCTAGGAATAACACCGGTTAGGCTGTTGGTGTTCAGGTCTAGAACTGCAAGAGATGTCATCGTTCCAACTTCCTCTGGTATGGGACCAAAGAGTTTATTAGCAGATACAAGAAATTTGGATAAGTGGCTCATATTTCCTATAGAATGAGGGAGAAAACCCGTGAGATGattgttttctaaatttatttcgGAAAGTGAACTCATCATTCCTATTTCTGGAGGGAAGGAACCATTCATATCATTATTGGATAGTGAAAATATTCTGAGGCTTTTTAAGAAGCTTATTTCAGATGGAATGTTTCCTGAAATATCATTGTAAGACAAGTCAAGGATGGTGAGCCTGGAAAGGTTACTAATTTGTGAAGGAATGGTTCCATAGAGTGAATTGTTACTGAGGTTAAGCTTCATCAAGCTTGGGAAGGACGAGAAATTAAGACTATGAATTGTACCTCTCAAACCTGCATTCTGAAGACTTAAATTGGCAATGCCACCAGCTTGGTAACAATCAACTCCAACCCATTTGCAAGGGGTGTCTCCATTCCATGAACTCAGGAGGGATTGGCTTTCATTGTCAAGACTGGCTTTCCATTTCTGAAGGGCCTGTGCTTCTTTGAATCCTGCACCGCTAGTAGTACTGTCAGGAATCGAAGTTATGAAGGTAGCACAAGCAAGCAGGTTGTAAACCAAGAAAGTTATGGTGGAGAAGAAGGAAAATTGGGATGATTTGGATATTGATGCCATGGTCTTGATTGTTTTCTCGAATCAGgatgagtaaaaaaaacttataccaGGGCTGCACATGGAGATGCTGTCCGgttacatatatatagaaagagagCACCAAACTGATACTTTCAATATGAACAGTGTCTCTCAATACTTTTCAGCTCTTCTTGTTTTCCTTGCCATGAATTAAGTTCCTGTTTAGCGTTTGCTACATAGCTTCAATCACTATCCTCTTTCTTGGGAGCCGCCAGGACTTTGTTTCTGTTCAGCGTTTGAGAAAAGCTAGCTATGATTTTGGAAAAGCATGGTTTTACTTGCCTTCCATTGGTACATAGCAGTTGAAAAGTATAAACAATTCAAGGTAGTGGGGCTAGGGTCACCCACTGTACACATTCTATGAttgacaaggtttttttttttttttggagttaaatatttttgactaatttattcaatataaaaaagtaattaattctggcatatatatatctatatataaaaaaaaccctgcaaatcattaaactcaatataccaaatacatttatttttttaaggcatTCTTGATATATCTTTAGCATAAGTACTCATCCACATTCTCACTAGTGATACattcacaaataaattatttatagcaATCCATCCTTAAATTTGAACCAAACTCAATCACACTGGTACGTACCTTAATCGACAAGATGACTATGTAGAAGTCAGAGAGTAAGGATTTCGGTGGCAAATAAATTCAGCTGAGCATAACGGTAAAAATCTTCTTCTGTGCACATAGCTCATGGAATGATTTTATATGGAAATATAAAAgtcacaataatttttttttctcgcttCACATTAGCAAATAATATTCTCAGGTTTGAAGGCCGTATGAAGAAACCAAATTCAAAATGTATACCGCCGGAAAAGGGTGGCTTCGCTGCAACTTTCTTGCTTTGCACCTTCTGTTTCAATCTTTATTTTGGTAATGGAATGTAATGGACCACGCACCTCTCTAATTCTATCCCCACAAAATTGAACTTTGAAAAATGACGTGGTATTGATTGTTGGGTGCAGATATGAGTTTTGCATGTTTGagatttaattaatcttttattgcttttaattttattttccaaaacaaTTTCGATTCATGCTAAAGGAAGCAATCTCAGATGAAATTAAGGGTTTGTTTGTTctggaaaaaagaatttttgaagaaaaatgagttatttttcattgtttggataagaaaaacattttcttgtaatatatattattttttcatcaatggttctttaataatgataataaattgaCATTGGTTGTTGTTATAGTAATAATGATCTTAAGAGGTTATATATAGTGAGATGCTAAAGAAATAAATGTTATGGTgagatgataataaaataataattatattagtaataaaaagaCGAGGGTGATGATGTGGTTGGAGGTAATGGTAGAAGGTTATTACagaaagatgataaaataaTGGTTGTAGTGGAGGATAGTGGTGGTGGGGTGATAATGATGAAGGTGGCGATGGTTGTGGGACGGTGGTGGTTGTTGTGGTAGTATTTGGtgaattttacaagttaatttcattatgagattaagatatattttttaaattgatattattcAAAAGGTTGAttggaaaatatattatattgatttagttttagttttgagTGTCTGTTTCACcttgaaaaataacattgaaaaataaaagataatgcATTCTAGAAAAATGACAAAGTAGTCAAGCTAATGGAACagaaatcaaagaataaaaaaaaaattatgaaaaatatcacacaaaaattataattcataattttattaatgaataatttatCAGTTTtagaaaaactttatttaattttacaagattataataataataattctaattCAAATAGGAAaatattacataaataaaaaaaataaagttaaacatctgaaattaattagaaaaatagaaaaacatataaaaataacgACTTTTAAGCTTAATTTGAAGTTCTTTGGATAGTTTCAACAAGTTGACCTTTGACTTATAAAAtttcctgaaaaataaaaaaaaaaaactcaatttaatagTCAGATCTGAGATATGGGGCTTTTCTTCACAGAAGCACGATTAGGTCTCTTTTCAGGCTTGGATCTATCCATTGTATCCAAATACATCACTATAAGGCTATCCACGTAGTTCAAAAAATCAATCCTCCATCAAAAATACCTCTCTCAGTACGAAAATGTACTCATAATCAAtctaaaatcagaaaaaaaatccattatttTATCCTGTTTAATTCTTTTCACTGCTAATGCTTTATGGCGATTTCGGTTATTGCCttagttttcttttgtttattacaatatttttgttttttgatagaTACAACATTTTAGTTAATATCAGTTCCATAAAATATATGatccaaaataaatagtaatatcctatgttctttttccttaaaatgTGAGCCAAAAATAGCCAAGACTTTCCTTCAGTGAGCTATCACCCCGTATATGTTCTGTTTAAACTCATGATATTGGAGTCATCAGTCTCATAGAGttgctgttattttttatttaaaaaaactcctGAGATTCACCAAGATTACTGCAGTGCCTCTCTGCTTGGCCACACAGAGCCTTTGTTTGTTTGGCAACTGATGATTCAAGGAGACCTTTCAAGAACACCGAGGCTCTTGACCTTTGTTGTAATCTATGTTTCGTGGGAGCTTCCTCTCttatgagagagaaaatatgaaGGGGAGTTGTCTTCTACCGTGCTCCCCTTCCTCCCTCTTTACCTTAACTCTTTCTAGCATGGTTTCAGAGCTATTTCTGAGAGATTAGTTAAAGCATGTGTTTAATTTGAAGGAAAGAAGGGAAGCTTAAAACTCAATCTCCTTGAATAGAATTTCACCATACTGACGTTTCATATATTTGAACAATACCATATCAGTAAAAAATACCACATATAATTTCAACTTGCTAGCTGTGTTTCGCTTCCTTTCTTACTCCATCACAAATGATATGAACATCTTAGGTTATTTAGCCATCTTAGGATCACCCTCGTAGGAGTGCTACCTTCAACTCTCTACTCAACTTGGCTCCATCTCGGATAGGCTTATCCCACCTCTGCTCGGCTTGACTCGAGGCTTGTTGAAGTGGCTAGTGTAGCCCCCACATTGGTGACGTGACTGCTGACTAGCCTGATGATGTCATTCTAACATCATTGAGGATGTCATCTCCTGTTTTCGGGTCAGCCAATATTGGTTAGGTCACTGGTTTCGGGTTGGGTTGCTGTTTCTGGGTGAAGACGAGATGTGGACGGGCATGTGGCACGTTGGTGCGTGTGGGCAGGCTCCTCACCGACATGTGTTGGCGCATGGGTTACTGCTCGACCTCCGTTGTGCGCTCAGGTTTCACCGTTGTGTTTGTCTCGACATTCTCTTTGAAGTGGTACGTCCAGAAAATATTATGTACAACTTTCATTTCTAggcaaaaataaaacacatgttTTCTTCAACCAAAGCTTTAGCATCAATTGTTAGGATTGTTTGATCTTCGACCAGAGACTGAACGCAATATTTTAACGTGGTTTCTGTAACTTGTCTACATCCAAGAAACAACGAATATTATTATATGAAGAGAAATACTCAAATCTAGAACAAAAGAGTTTGAGGAAAACCATCAACTCTACTCCTACTCTCAAGTGATTTGCCTCACATCTCTCTCTCACTGCAGCTGCTGCCCAAGCAGCTTCTTTCTCCCTCTCTTACTGCTTACTCTAACTACTCCGCATGACCTCTATTTATAGTTGAAAATGATCAGGACATATGCATCCCATTTTCACCCACAAatctttctttgatttgcagCATGAATTCAGCCCAACAAATCACACAAATCACCCCTTGATTTGCAGCCATGATTTCAGCCCATTGTTGACTCATTAATTTCTAGCCTTTCTTGAAGCCTTGTTTACATCTCATCGAAGCTATAATTGTGTGAATTTGTCTCCACACTCAACAGATTGCATGCTGACTAAATGGCAATGATGATGAAGAGGAGGATGCTAAGGACAACAAAGATGACATGAAATCTCGCGGTTGCCTTCCCATCGTTATTTCCGAAGTTATCACTCCAAAACTATAGACATCACATTTTTCACTAACTTTCATTGTGTGGGCCCTCTCTGAAATAGATTCTGATCATGCTGTTATCTTTTGAAGAATGGCCATGCATTACTGTTAATTCAAGTAATGTTTCACCATTGATAACATCCATGGccaaatataattgaaattctttAATCATCATTTTCGATGTAATATTGCCATGTTATTgatcttaaattaaattctgCAATAAATGCCTAGAAAATGCACACCATCTGAAATAATGATTTATGCTGCTCATAACGTCTCATTTTTCAatagaattaataaaacaaaaaccaattgATTAGGAAGCTAACTCACCTGGAGCTTTGTGCCCTACAGTGCCCGCAAATGAGGTTCAATTAGAAGAGTCAGGCAGTTTGAGCCTAGCTGTGCCAAAAGTCAGAGACATGAGCCACATATTCTGAATGAGAAGAATGATGCTGCTGCTGCCTAATCTTACAATGTAGCTGAATTGATTGATCGATCAGAATGCACCTATAAATTAAGGAAGTGACAAGGGTATAACAAGAAGGCACTAAAACAATATAGTTACTGAAATTTCAGGAAAACATCACGATAGGTCCAGTTCTTGTGATAACGACAAATACTTTATTTCCTATCAAGAATGGCAGACTACAGTGGTAAACCCCTCTTAAGAAGCAATTGAGTATTCTTATGTACCTGTCCCAAAGGATTGACTGCTAAGTGCAAACATTCAATATCTATGCAGTCTTGAGAAAGTAACGTGACTCATGAGGAAGATAAGGGGATTTAATATCTTCAATTTTGAGTAAGACATGTAGGCGGGCTCTGTCTTGACCCTCGTCAATATAGTGCGTAGGTGTAGAGATTTTTCACGACGTAGGCCTCTCGCATCTTGTAAAAATCCAGGATGTCAATTCGTGTGTCCTTGTTTTCTAGACTAAAAATCTACTTGAACGGATGTTAATACATGAATAAGTGTCTTTACTGTTTGCGGGGACTGAAATTAAGACGAAAATTTGcgctatattttatttttagaacacAAATTTGCGGGGACTGAATGttaatatatgttttctttatcttcatagtctccatctcttttattttgagaCAATAACGAAATGCTAAAGGAATTGATTattaacaactctttttttaagACTATGCTTAATTATCCTCAAATAAGCTCTTTTTTAAGAGTCCCCGTATGGTAAGCGTGGCAgccaaaaatgaaaataataggGCACGTGTTGACAACTACTAAACTAAGGCCACCATTTTGGACGCTGAAAGTTTTCAAGCTGGGAAAGAATTTTCAAGGTACCCTTTGGGACAGGTACATAAGAATAATCAATTGCGTCTTAAGAGGGGTTTACCACTGTAGTCTGCCATTCTTGATAGGAAATAAAGTGTTTGTTGTTATCACAAGAACTGGACCTATCGTGATGTTTTTCTGAAATTTCAGATTTAGAACTATATTGTTTTAGTGTCTTCTTGTTATACCCTTGTCACTTCCTTAATTTGTAGGTGCATTCTAATCGATCTATCAATTCAGCTAGCTACATTGTAAGATTAGGCAGCAGCAGCTAGGTCAAGAGAGTTCCACTGGATCACCATTTCAGAGTGTATATGTCGAACAGAGAAATTCCCATGACGTACGTTGATTAGTCTAGACAGCAACTGCCGTGTGTTGAGAGtgaaaaagaatagaaagatAGAAAATGAAAGCCTATAGCTTAATGTAATATACGCTATCAaccaaaaacaataatgctGCGAGACAAAATCAAACAACCAGTTGATTAAAACTTTATGTTACTGAGTTAACTAATTAATCAAAGAATTTAAGCAACGCCAGTCGGATAACACATTAAACAATCTTTCAACCTAAAAATTTCAGCTATCAAACGACTATTTAATCTAAAAGTTTAAGCCGCCGTGAGGATTTTTATATTGtgtcaattatttatttaaaaatagttgAATATTATGACTTTAATGGATTATTGTTAGGTGtatagtatttgttttattattttactgtaCAACTAACCCAATAAGGAATTGCTACCATCTACCGTCTATAAACATTTGTGTATTCATAATTCATCACAGTCACGTACTACATTGATCATTGAATACTTGCATTTTTCATAACAGATGGTTTCACACAATTGAGGAAAGAAGAGAGTAAAAGTTCAGCCAATAGCAATTCTGTCATGCAATACATCATTCAATTCTATCGTGGAGAATGGCTTTGGCAATGAATGCCGAAGAGTTGCAAGCTCTGAAGAAACCTGTCGCATTGCTGGCCGAAATTGGGGATCACTACACAAGCAAGAAAGTGCTAGTTTTACGACACGGGCCACACCCCCTGCAAGTTTATCTTCAGGTGGTGGGAGGCGCTGGTCTAAAACATCCTTCAAGAGCGTATTGCCACCGactgatggtgatggtgatgaggaggaggaggaagcgGCCAATGACATCAGAGATGAGATGAAATTTCCTGGATGCCTTCCCAACATCACTTCCAATACTACTACTCCAAAGCTATAGACGTCACATTTTTCGTCCACTTTCATTGTGTAGGCCAACTCTGCAAAAGAGACTGGTCATCCCGTGTTTTGAAAGAATTGACAGCGCCTATAAACAAACAACCTATCGTGGAATGTGATGCAGGGAACGTTAAAGTAgagtaatatttctttttttaaaaaaaagtggagtaaaaaaactgaatttcaatttttaaatgtaATATTTCTCACTCTAAGAACtagaaaactaatttttcattttttttttaatttatactgactttgaaaaacatattttagatattttttacagtttttccttgtaatttttctagttttctaaaataaagaaaaaaagagatgaacaatatattttttttctttatgtataTTGCTCTTTTgcaatgtaaaaaattaaaattatatatttttatatttagttaaggccataaattataaatctaataacataaatatatttttttagttaacaatataaatttgttccacgtaacttttaatttgaatgaaataaaattaatatcctaTAATTagatatatcattaaatataaaaatataaagatgattGTCATAAATTatgattctgattttttttaatgaaaaatagttgtaatttagatgtgtttattgttttttatggaaaaaattatcttcgttctcaataaattaatacttttctaatttttcattgaaaaaaaactagaaaagaaaaggaaaactgaaaattaaaaaaaaaaaaaattatttttttgtcagtgAAGAGACACTCAACTTCGTTAATTTTTGCACCCTTTTAATTGGTTTTAGATTAATCATCAACAGAAGTTGCCCGTTCTTGGAAATTAATTGGGAATTTTTAAAAGAAGCAGCTAACCCAAAGGCGATGATGAAATTTAACTACATACCTGGAGCTGTGTAGCCGTAGGTGCCAGCAAATGATGTCCAATTCGATGAGTCAGGCATTAAGAGCCTAGCCGAGCCAAAGTCAGAGACATGAGCCTCATATTCCGAATCCAAGAGAACATTGTTGCTTGAAATGTCTCGATGAATTATCGGAGGTGAGCAATCATGGTGCATGTAGGATAAAGCACTGGCCACCCCTTTGACAAGATTTAGCCTTTTAACCCAATCCATCTCTTCTGCTTGTTCCTCGTTCTTCAGTACATTCCTTAAGCTTCCCCTTTCCACAAATTCATATACCAAGAATGAGTGTTTGGCATGTGAGCAGAAACCATACAGCTTGACAATGTTTCGATGCCGTATGCCCATTAAGACATCAATCTCGCTTCTGAAAGATCTCAAGCTGGTCTTCTCAACTTCTGGTGTTTGGTGAAATTTCTTCACAGCAAGCACTTGTTCTGTTGGAAGCACAGCTTTGTAAACTACTCCGTACCCTCCTTCACCAATGCAATGTTTGGAGTTGAATCCCTCTGTAGCCTCTATGATGTTCTCATACTTCAGTTCCCATTCAGGGCTCCATTTTGCGAAAACATCTTTGCTTTGTGCTTCATTTAACCTTTTCCTCTTTGTGCCTTGGCAAACAATAAAGAAACATCCAACGAGGACCAACAAACTGCCCAGCAGAGGAAGTACAATCAGAAGGACAACTTTGTTGCCCTTTTTATgcaaagttatgttttttatgagaACATCACAAGCCTCCAAACCAGTAGCATTGCCACAGAGGTTGGTGTTGTTGCGAATTGCTTCAAATGATGCCTCACGAAAAGCTTTGATATCTGGAAGGGGACCCTCTAACTTGTTATAGGATACATCCACATCTGTGAGGCCTTGTAATCTAATAAAACTGGTTGGAAAGAAACCAGACAGCATGTTATGGGAGAGGTTCAAGACCtcttgtaatgttttgaattaataagtaggaaaatacaataaagcccTTGGTGGCTTAAAGTGTGGGTATAAATGAATGAGGGATAGTGTGGTAATTagataaacataatatatataaatagaagaaaaaaaaaaaaacaaaagagggatctgaatattttgagtgaaaaaccgtgagagagaagggagaagggagaaagaagaagaagaagagaaaagagggaatttagaaaggaaatagaaaggagttggaggaaataagtaaaaaggtaagatttaggttgttaaatgtataaatttgtattattgagcttttaattttggttttgataaatgttagggttttgaaaatttgtgttttgggtttaattgatgaattaaattgaatgttataaggttgattgttatgggtaattgattaatgagttgattatggaagattgtgatgattttgagttatgaattgtgtaaatggtgaatgttgagttagaaatttggcaagaacagtaggtttctgttaaaaattctgggttggaggttgaagatgatgaaaattcaatttggtccctcaattttggaaaattacagtttagtccccaaactttggaaaatttgcagattggtccctggagcatattccgagattctgaacagaataacatatgaattatggacagaattactgtatagataagagaatttaacactttcaatttagtccttcaatttgacaaaaattacaatttgaccctaaaaatttggtaaaattccagaatggtccttggagtataatgatatgatctggacagaaatgaggactaattatggtcataatttcagtatattcatggatttatgataaatttcagtttggtcctccaattagacaaaagttgcaatttgacccctaaaaatatgataaattacagattggtccctagctgtaatattagcctTTTCAGattagtttgatgaataattaagggttatttagtgaattattgccaattttattagttgtttatttatggattagatttcgggaaaaccgttaaattttgggtttttgagaaaattgactagttagttcaaaaacatatagggttacggAATACAtcattagttaagtttattaaataggttaaatgttcttttgagtcgttcttgaatatgtctcctttgtattcagataatcctgatattctaccgacaggacgtcagtaggattttcttcggtgtctgcttttggcttctgtttgcttttgagtcaggtgagtggataattttccatattcatgagaaatagtataaatatttgatttgttaatatgaattgaatcatgcttcttgataatatatatgttgattattatccttgttttgataaagcatgatcaattgttgaatccgaattcttgatatgaaccagtatatattttgaattgaattctgaattgataggtcctcatttgattgatgtcatgagttgagccttgagatatgaatatgtctgtttgattatgattatgaacctatggtatgtcagtcagaatacccatgctaacagggtagtgttagtctttgtgcacatcgtatctgaaccctagttggtcgggggagtcaccaacctgtgtggactgatcatcccacagtacggagcctcatgctcattgcattttgattttctgacgaacTTTACCATTTgatcttcttgttatggcctatttgagaaacctttctataagaacctagagccatactt
This window contains:
- the LOC7453991 gene encoding MDIS1-interacting receptor like kinase 2 isoform X1, with translation MASISKSSQFSFFSTITFLVYNLLACATFITSIPDSTTSGAGFKEAQALQKWKASLDNESQSLLSSWNGDTPCKWVGVDCYQAGGIANLSLQNAGLRGTIHSLNFSSFPSLMKLNLSNNSLYGTIPSQISNLSRLTILDLSYNDISGNIPSEISFLKSLRIFSLSNNDMNGSFPPEIGMMSSLSEINLENNHLTGFLPHSIGNMSHLSKFLVSANKLFGPIPEEVGTMTSLAVLDLNTNSLTGVIPRSIGNLTNLLKLCLYENKLSGSVPEEVGNMRSLLYFYLCDNNLSGMIPSSIGNLTSLTVLDLGPNNLTGKVPASLGNLRNLSHLYLPYNNLFGSLPPEINNLTHLEHLQIYSNKFTGHLPRDMCLGGSLLFFAASGNYFTGPIPKSLRNCTSLLRFMLNRNQISGNISEDFGIYPHLYYMDLSDNELYGKLSWKWEQFHNLTTLKISRNKISGEIPAELGKASNLKALDLSSNHLVGQIPIEVGKLKLLELKLSNNRLLGDISSVFEVLPDVKKLDLAANNLSGPIPRQIGMHSQLLFLNLSKNSFKGIIPAEIGYLRFLQSLDLSWNSLMGDLPQELGNLQRLESLNISHNMLSGFIPTTFSSMRGMTTVDVSNNKLEGPIPDIKAFHEAPFQAIHNNTNLCGNATGLEVCETLLGSRTLHRKGKKVVILITLPLLGFLFFLFTLIGGFFILRQRIRSRRKMSMERGDLFSIWGHQGEINHEDIIEATEGFNPSHCIGAGGFAAVYKAALPTGLVVAVKKFHQSPDDEMIGLKAFTSEMHSLLGIRHRNIVKLYGFCSHRKHSFLVYEFLERGSLRTILDNEEQAMEMDWMKRINLVRGVANALSYLHHNCSPPIVHRDISSNNILLDSEYEAHVSDFGTARLLLPDSSNWTSLAGTAGYTAPELAYTMEVNEKCDVYSFGVVAMEIMMGRHPGDFISSLLSSASSSTTAATSQNTLFKDILDQRLPPPEHRVVAGVVYIAELAFACLNAVPKSRPSMKQVASDFLIRWPPLS